One Miscanthus floridulus cultivar M001 chromosome 11, ASM1932011v1, whole genome shotgun sequence DNA window includes the following coding sequences:
- the LOC136494662 gene encoding uncharacterized protein, whose product MDSFCVHMPATAPAEVAAQMADAAAAGHDDEKLRRALVGGGAAKAAAALLLALSSRSPPAAGVFLRGGTALLCAYYGVLAAVALFGGLEVAVGFWVAGDPDRRRGWGRRVLWVSVVALVVVAGLGGFAVLK is encoded by the coding sequence ATGGACTCGTTCTGCGTCCACATGCCCGCCACGGCGCCGGCGGAGGTCGCGGCGCAGATGGCGGACGCCGCGGCGGCTGGGCACGACGACGAGAAGCTCCGGCGTGccctggtcggcggcggcgccgccaagGCCGCGGCCGCGCTCCTCCTCGCGCTCTCCTCCAGGTCCCCGCCGGCCGCCGGCGTGTTCCTCCGCGGCGGCACCGCGCTGCTCTGCGCCTACTACGGGGTGCTCGCGGCCGTCGCGCTCTTCGGGGGCCTCGAGGTGGCCGTGGGGTTCTGGGTCGCGGGGGACCCGGACCGCCGCCGCGGCTGGGGCCGGCGGGTCCTGTGGGTGTCCGTCGTTGCCCTGGTCGTCGTTGCCGGATTGGGTGGTTTCGCCGTGCTCAAGTAG
- the LOC136493334 gene encoding protein RGF1 INDUCIBLE TRANSCRIPTION FACTOR 1-like codes for MAIDDESPVRVNTRGGGAMGGGECDGAENQRWPPWLKPLLGTSFFGQCKLHADAHKSECNMYCLDCMNGALCSQCLAYHRDHHAIQIRRSSYHDVIRVSEIQKVLDITGVQTYIINSARVVFLNERPQPRPGKGVTNTCEVCERSLLDTFRFCSLGCKIVGTSGDFRIRKKHAVVKKKKKQAQQQHRGAAAPASESEDDSSTSTSGGSDKSSVVQSFTPSTPPATANSFRTGKRRKGVPHRSPFGSLMVEF; via the exons ATGGCAATCGACGATGAATCGCCGGTCAGAGTCAACACCagaggcggcggcgccatg GGAGGAGGAGAGTGCGACGGGGCGGAGAACCAGCGGTGGCCGCCGTGGCTCAAGCCGCTGCTGGGGACGAGCTTCTTCGGTCAATGCAAGCTGCACGCGGACGCGCACAAGAGCGAGTGCAACATGtactgcctcgactgcatgaacGGCGCGCTCTGCTCCCAGTGCCTCGCCTACCACCGCGACCACCACGCCATCCAG ATACGGAGGTCCTCCTACCACGACGTGATCCGGGTGTCGGAGATTCAGAAGGTACTGGACATCACCGGCGTGCAGACCTACATCATCAACAGCGCGCGCGTGGTGTTCCTGAACGAGCGCCCGCAGCCGAGGCCCGGCAAGGGCGTCACCAACACCTGTGAGGTCTGCGAGCGCAGCCTCCTCGACACCTTCCGCTTCTGCTCCCTCGGCTGCAAG ATCGTCGGGACCTCGGGCGACTTCCGCATCCGGAAGAAGCACGCCGtcgtcaagaagaagaagaagcaggcccAGCAGCAGCACAGGGGCGCGGCAGCGCCGGCGTCGGAGTCGGAGGACGACTCGTCCACCAGCACCAGCGGCGGCAGCGACAAGAGCAGCGTGGTGCAGAGCTTCACCCCGTCGACCCCGCCGGCGACCGCCAACAGCTTCCGCACCGGGAAGCGGCGCAAGGGCGTGCCGCACCGGTCGCCGTTCGGCAGCCTCATGGTGGAGTTCTAG
- the LOC136494415 gene encoding uncharacterized protein has product MDEWRCRGHPPLAGGGVCPHCLRDRLLRLCPDCACPRPCACSPSCASSPSSSSSGASALARVHSLIEREHRVARSRSVAAHGAVGVDQRRPKSGVWGWVSFRKPPPQPPAAAAGCRDVEQEYDDAVALARSRSVSTTAAAASEAKGAPNKAARWGRLIPGKIKALRSRKPRPAGDWRDSMR; this is encoded by the coding sequence ATGGACGAGTGGCGCTGCCGGGGGCACCCGCCGCTGGCAGGCGGCGGTGTGTGCCCGCACTGCCTCCGCGAccgcctcctccgcctgtgcccCGACTGCGCCTGCCCGCGGCCGTGCGCCTGCTCCCCTTCCTGCGCGTCGTCCCCTTCGTCCTCGTCCTCCGGCGCCAGCGCGCTCGCCCGGGTCCACAGCCTCATCGAGCGGGAGCACCGGGTCGCGCGCTCGCGCTCCGTCGCCGCGCACGGAGCCGTCGGCGTCGACCAGCGGCGGCCCAAGTCCGGGGTGTGGGGCTGGGTGTCGTTCCGGAAGCCGCCGCCACAGccgccggccgcggccgcggGGTGCAGGGACGtggagcaggagtacgacgacgCGGTGGCATTGGCGAGGTCGAGGTCGGTGtcaacgacggcggcggcggcctcggaGGCCAAGGGCGCGCCTAATAAGGCGGCACGGTGGGGGAGGCTCATCCCAGGGAAGATCAAGGCGCTGCGGAGCCGGAAGCCCCGCCCCGCCGGCGATTGGCGAGACAGCATGAGATGA